The Candidatus Rokuibacteriota bacterium genome segment CCGAGGTCCTGACCCGCCTGGACGGCGGGAGCGCCGCGTAGGGGAGGGGCATGCCGAAGGAAGATGCGATCGAAGTCGAGGGGACCGTGGTCGAGCCTCTGCCCAACGCCATGTTCCGGGTGGAACTGGACAACGGCCACAAGGTCCTGGCCCACGTGTCGGGCAAAATGCGGATGAACTTCATCCGGATCCTGCCGGGTGATCGGGTGAAGGTAGAGCTGAGCCCGTACGACCTGACGCGCGGCCGGATCACGTATAGGTTTAAATAGTCGGAGTGGGCCGGGC includes the following:
- the infA gene encoding translation initiation factor IF-1 translates to MPKEDAIEVEGTVVEPLPNAMFRVELDNGHKVLAHVSGKMRMNFIRILPGDRVKVELSPYDLTRGRITYRFK